CAAAATGCACTTCAGGTCTTTCTTTTATGCTACAGCGTAAAATCAATGATCAAGCTACACGCGGCTAGTTTGCGGTTGCTCATTTTTGGATTGCATTGTCACATTTTGATTGTGAAgtctttttttcaaagaaagggCATTTTTTTAAACGTCTTTCTAGAAAGAGatctatttttcaagaaaaagtcttacattttgaGAAGAggtaaaatagaatagaattgaAAACCTATACTGCCATTGTACGGTGCAGCTACAACAAAATTGCGGCACAACTCCAAGTTCGTCTTGAAATAGAATATATAAAAGCTACATTGAGCCCCAAAAACtacacaaaaatacttttttttgataaaaaggcaaattattcttattatttagaATAAATGAGTAATTATACAAGAGTAATTGTATTTTACCTATAAaagggctttttaaaaaaaaaaaaaaaaaaaaaaaaaaaagaaaaactaacagTTGTTGAAGAAAAATTGTGGAATACTTCTTAAGAAAGAAGTATTCATTTTTGAATTTgtcgaaaaaaagaaaatgttattttaaaagaaatattttcGTATTTTGAATTGTCCCAtatgcaaaaatagaaaaagtgacTGCTGttgaatgtttgaaaacaattcGACTTTACCTTTGATGTGTATCACTTTGGACCATAGTTCATGCTTTCATGCTTCTTTGTCTTGAAACCTTCGTGAAatgataaacacacaaaaaaggagaagaaaatgcaaaacaatacatACAGGGAGTTGAGAGGATGTCATCTTGCTTCAATTTCGTTGCAATTCttgactctttttttcccctttttccgTGTTGTTCCACCGCAGAAGGAAGATTGTGGAGGGTAAGCTTTAGCCTTACAATCTTAGGACAAACACAGCAGGAAATAATCTGCGTCTCTCAtttgtttgtgtacattttattcattcaccGGATGTGATTGGTGGCACCCCACAGTTTAGGGGATCCTTTAAAACACATGACacacaataaacacatttttagatgTGACAGCTTGCAACATAGAATAAGTACAGTGAACCGCTGAAAATCTGCATGTAACTGACACCCCCTCAAATGTTCAtgattgcctatattaatagtttaaaccttCATTATAACCCAAACGATAatccccaaaacactttaaaatcCTGACTGCAACATtagccctaaaaaataaatgtcttacaGATGACTTGATTCCGCAAATATGGTGTCACCTTTGCAACCTGTAAAAATACagattactactttcctattagccagcaCTTTCGCGGCATCTTAaagttacagaaagagcacaaaaatgtgCGTGTTAGTATTGTATCGCAGCTCCGTATGTGTTCAGCAGCActttgttagcctaatagcatacttgccttgagatatgagttgaatTCGTTCAGTGACATGTTAGGGCAACGTCGCTGTTTCACTGACGCAGACAAATTCACCGGTCCATGTTTATCTCGAAAATATTCACTGGCAAGACCCCGCCCTATTGTCGCTCTCTattcaccatgcataccaccacccgcactctcTATTCCAGCAGTTTTTGTTAACCACTTCGTTCCTACTTTCGGTCAATCTTCCTAATTGTTTTGCTCCAAACGACTGCAACaccacaacaaataataaagctCACCTCATTCATCCCAATATCATCATTCAAAAATTTtgtgagggatactgtacaGGTGCAGGATCGCTGCACCTGTTTTCAGTATCttatgaaccttttattcaTCTTATGCTATGATGTAAAGTAATGTATAGTGTAAATATGGAACTATCTCACATTGCAGTTATCTGTGTACcggtatgtatttatttgttattattgtatttatttgtatttgcttttattttgctttgttttattatattgtctGCAGCCAGATtgccattgcaaaagagaatctgttctcaTTTGCATAAATGCAGCTTCAATaagcttaaataaataaatatgaataaaaaactGCTATTATGCTGGCATGCTTTTGAAGGGCTGACCTTTGACAGGATGTTGCACCGATATTGCCCCAACTTGCCCCGAGTGTTGCTGGACACACTGGGAGGGTTGCTATTGCCTTGAGTTGTGAATCAAAGTGTGCATTGCGGAAAACACCCTGCCGTTTGTTGAACTATTTTTACACAAGAGGACAGAAAGTTGTGAGTGCCAGTCATTTGATAAAGAAGGCGAGAAACACGATAGATTTCAAGAAAGAACTTGTAGCAAAGTACGGAAATAGCTCTGTCTCTCAATGCCTACTGTCTTCCGGTACCCATCAGGAGTCGTCAATAAAGGTAAAAgtgatgttaaatgttaatttatctacttcattattcattcatattcaagtcaattttggggggaatgtaAAGCTATAGTTATTctcaataaaatcattttttttgttaatatttttgagTGTTTGGAATGAATTCATTGGCTTTACATTATTTCCcatgggaaatattgctttggatttTGTATGATTTGGTTTTAGTCAGACtttctggaatggattaatcatGAAAACCGACGTCCAACTGTATGTCAAGTTtttgctcgtatctcaagacaaacAGCAGCGaagtatctcgaaaaactcgcaACTCAaggcgctcgtatctcaaggcaccactgtacactgatattgttttattgatttggTAACAGTACATTAAAAACGACAAcagcaattatgctattaggctaatgtgttgtttgaaggtttacatgtattgtaacatctatgctaatgtCTATAGCATTTCACATTCTATGCATGAAACTAGTGGCCTTTCATCAGATGAAATTATATGGCttgattgaacattttggtgtttaaatagatccatccatgcatccattttccgagccgcttctcctcacaagggtcgcgggagcgctggagcctatcccggctaacatcgggcaggaggcggggtacaccctgaaccggttgccagccaatcgcagggcacacataaacaaacaaccattcgcactcacattcacacctacgggcaatttagagtcttcaatcaacctaccatgcatgtttttgggatgtgggaggaaaccggagtgtccggagaaaacccacacaggcacggggagaacatgcaaactccacacaggcggggccggggattgaacccgggtcctcagaactgtgaggcagacgctctaaccagttgtccaccgtgccgctgtttaaatacaatgtttaattattttttgttttatgggtCAAATTTATAGTTCAACAGGGAGTGATGAATAAaaaacttgaagcaagcacgctcgacctcttatttggaaaattgTGCAAGTGAGAGTCTTCTTTGCATTTTCTCAAAGTGACAATcgtctcccttttttttttagtatgagagtgagaacaggcgcaAACGTTTTttcatatggtctctctatagcGCAGATTTTCAATAATCACTGGCTGGTCTGGAACGTAAATCCCGTGATGGACAGGGGATcacagtgaataaaaaaaaaataaatccccatCTTCGACTGATTGTTGGCATCTGATTGGCGTCTGTGATTGAGCCGGAAAAAGCCACAGATGACGAACAAAACGAAAGATAAACGCTGTCTGAGTGGCATCTGCATATTTACATGATTCACTTTGAGGGAGTTGACCAAGCTTCCCTGAATGCACCGTCACCAGCCTCCAGGCTGAGGACCGGGATGAGTccgcttcttcttcctccttcgTCCCGGTCAACCGGTGGGCGTGTAGGGCGTGTCGCTGTGGTAGTTGTAGTCGGGACATACCTTCTGCACCAGCTTGTAGTCGGTGCTGTGGAAGGTGATGAAGATGCAGATGACTTTGAAGGGCTTGGAGCACAACCAGGACACGTGGCTCTGGGTCTGGTCCTGAGGGCAACTCTGCGACGGGTCGTGGGCGCACAGCGAGTTCCGGGTGCCGCGTTCAACCTTCTCGTACTCCACGCGGCAGTTGAACAGCTTGCTCTCCTTGCTCTCAACTGCCGTCTGCTGCTGGACCCGGACCTCGTGCTGGTGGTGGTTCTGCTGCTGGTGATGGTGGACCTGGAACTCCACGGCCTTGGTGGGCGGTACGAGTCCCACCGACACGTTACCCTGCCCGGTGGAGTTGTGTCGGAAGTAGACGCTGAAGGTACCTGGAAATGACATATACTCTTACGTtcttttgcttcagttcaatggagattgtgctgctgcttctgttgtgtgtgctttggccacctgggggcagtgtaatgcagacttgaatatacagtacatggagacggtcccaggtcctcagtaagccgcagtaatattagcgggtcttcgcagaggataaataatatatgcctgtgagtattgttataccaGTATACGTGTTGCTGTACCGTTTGTGTTacaatatccattgcttaaaggttGCGACAACCACAATAGCAATGTTATCTATTAGCCTGTctgtggcgttttgcattgtttgttagcattaagttaagCCGACGATCATAAGGCTAAGCTTTGCggtggttttaaatacacaacgtgtaactctctttgttttatgttaggTTTGACAGTtatcttcaactgggagtggcctcttttttgaagaattgttcattatCTGTCAAACTGTTGCTTGTTGCGAAGTTAGTTCAATTGAGTTCAATGCCACCATGAAGTAAATGTGGCTCACAAGCGAAAGCACAGAAATTGGCTGAACAAAGTTTCATACCTCGAAGAACTCGTAAATAGGTCAGTggaatctcaaggcaccaatatgtctgtactttctactcctaactttgtcaaaataaactTGTTACTTTTTTGAACCCCCGTGGATGACGACACAACGTACAAAAGATGTAAACAGAGAGGGGGAAAGTCAACCACACTCGAGCTTGTATGTGATTCAGTGACTGACTTTTAAgctgcaaaaacagcagaaTGGAAGAAACAGAGTTTATTTCATTGCATTCCTTTATGATTCTGTAATAATATTTAATGATACACTACTACttactttattcaaaatgtaagaataaaatggtgttttttttaggggatttcctttttttgctaTGCTGTTATTGAGTTATAAgattggtcacggaacaaattaaactgcaCACATTTGAAGGTACCAAGCTGCAACTAAAGTGAAGGACCCGTGTGAAACCGTTCATCGAGCCAAAGGACAGCTACAGTACCGTTGCCGTGGTCTACGATCTTGCCGGTGATGAGCAGGTTGAGCTTGACCGTCTTGATGTTGGAGTGGAAGTCTCCCCAGCCGAACATCTTCTTGAACTTGCCCGTCTTTACGATGGGCCTCCTCTTGGCCCGGGAGCGCCCCCCCGTGGCCGAAGATGCGGACGAGTTGTAGAGCCAGGTCCACCGCTTGGAGTCTGATTCCAAGTCCTCCTCCATGTGGAAGTCCAGTTCCACCGAGGTGAAGTTGTCCTTGCCGTCCAGTGTGTGGGCCAGAAGGCGGCTGACTGACAGAGTCTGAGCTGCCTTGCTGCCGGCAGACCAGTAGGACTTGATTTTGGACTTGTCGCTATTTGCTGATCTCAAGTCAGCTCCGAGCCCCTAGATGACAAAGATGAACATCacctttcaacattttttttccaagtgtcCACAATTTAATGCGAATAGCAACATGGAAGAcattaagctgttttttttaaatatcctgtTCCAAGTCACTTTCAACTATTGTGTTTGTCCTCACTTTTAACAGGAATCTCAATTTGTAAGACATTACATAATATTGTCATGAATCTATGAAAAATGTGTCTCATTACCaagttaattttgtattttttgctccaAGTAATTTTACGTAATTGCATGTTTATGATCAGTTAACAGGATTTGCAACATACTGTAGAAGACACGACATTACATTGTAATAAAACAATGGAACATATGGCTCATTACCAAaggctattttatttttgtaagtcTTGTTTTAAGGTATTGTCAACAATTGCATGTTTGTTATCACTttaacagggttagggttgcaCAATAAACAAAGCAAAGTACATTTTGAACATCCTGCCCCAAGCAAGTGTCAAGAATTGTCcgtttgtcatcattttcaaCAGGAATTTCATGGCAAAATGGCAAATTTGGCTCATCGCGTAAagctctttttgtatttcctcaTCAACAATGGTATGTTTGTCATCGCTTTTAACGGCAATCTGAAATCAAGGACATGACGTCACATTGTAATGGAACCATGGAAAATGTGACTCGTTACCAAAGGTTATTTTGGTGTCTTGTTCCTAGTAAATGttaacaattgtatgttttgcTCACACAACAGGGTGAAGTACCACTTGGCTTATCCAGGGTTATTTTTGCACGCCTTGCCCTGTTCCATGTCAACACATGCGCCCGCCTTCTACCATCACCCAGAAAGCGCTGATGTTCGACCagcaattgtatgtttgttatCATATTTAATAATCATCTAAACATGGAAGTTGTTGCATTACTCGTCACCCAAGGTTTTTTTTGCACCCTCTGTTccacaattgtatgtttgtggtcAGGTGGCGGCTGTGTGTTGAGCACAAATGCGACGGCAGCTTGACTTTGGAGCTTCCTCTGTCGGTGCACGTTCACGCCGCCCATCACCGCCCGTTCGCTACTGACGCTTACGGAGCGCCAAACGTCTTTGGCGTGCCGTCTAAATCAAGACGGAGGGTCTTCTCACCCCCTGGCTCGCCCGCTGAATGAGCCGCCGCCCCCGATGATGGATGAGTCATCCCCAACAATCCCGCAGATGACAGCGCCAACTACACGACGAGACCCTCGCCGCTACATGACAGCAGATCCATCTGGGCGCAGACCTTCGCCGTTTTTTGTCTTTGCCGGGCCGATCAATAGAGTGAAAATAAGGTCTTCTTTCACGCGACTGAGGTGCTTTGTGGGAGGCCGTGAGTGATCTTTCCCCGTGAAGGACTTTGTGCACGCGGACCTTTGGAGAAAGATTCCCTCCGGTTGTTTTTGAAGAGAACGGCGTGATGGACGAGCCGATTGCCGTGGCAGAAACGTGCATAgatcttgtatttatttatttttaaaggaatTCACCGCAGGACTTTTTAAGAGTAAaatatttgcactgacaaggtgAGATGAGGT
The genomic region above belongs to Phyllopteryx taeniolatus isolate TA_2022b chromosome 6, UOR_Ptae_1.2, whole genome shotgun sequence and contains:
- the LOC133480055 gene encoding neurexophilin 1, with translation MPTTWCCWALLLSIISPGLGADLRSANSDKSKIKSYWSAGSKAAQTLSVSRLLAHTLDGKDNFTSVELDFHMEEDLESDSKRWTWLYNSSASSATGGRSRAKRRPIVKTGKFKKMFGWGDFHSNIKTVKLNLLITGKIVDHGNGTFSVYFRHNSTGQGNVSVGLVPPTKAVEFQVHHHQQQNHHQHEVRVQQQTAVESKESKLFNCRVEYEKVERGTRNSLCAHDPSQSCPQDQTQSHVSWLCSKPFKVICIFITFHSTDYKLVQKVCPDYNYHSDTPYTPTG